One stretch of Streptomyces hygroscopicus DNA includes these proteins:
- a CDS encoding tRNA(Ile)-lysidine synthetase produces MGPHPAVAAIRLAVRRVLHDVLVAHSASSSCSPSAASSPSTRSAPAPRGSAPRDDAPLVLAACSGGADSMALASALAFEAPRAGLRAGGVTVDHGLQQGSDARAAEVADRMRALGLAPVEAIAVSVGRGGGPEAAARDARYAALDGAAERHGATAVLLGHTRDDQAETVLLGLARGSGTRSLSGMAWVSGADGRYRRPFLQLDRHTVREACLAQSLPVWDDPHNVDPSYTRSRVRHEALPILEKALGKGVVEALARTAQLSRDDADALDAWAARAEADVMTTAPAAAGGAQAVHLDTVGLHGLPTAVRRRVLRRAAIAAGAPAGSLFARHIEEVDRLITGWRGQRAINLPGRVEVRREGGRLVIRQG; encoded by the coding sequence ATGGGTCCCCATCCAGCGGTCGCCGCGATACGCCTCGCGGTCCGCCGCGTCCTCCACGACGTCCTCGTCGCCCACTCGGCCTCGTCCTCCTGCTCGCCCTCCGCCGCCTCTTCGCCCTCGACGCGTTCGGCCCCCGCCCCCCGCGGTTCCGCCCCGCGCGACGACGCCCCCCTCGTACTCGCCGCCTGCTCGGGCGGCGCCGACTCCATGGCGCTCGCCTCCGCCCTCGCCTTCGAGGCTCCGCGGGCCGGCCTGCGGGCCGGCGGGGTCACCGTCGACCACGGCCTGCAGCAGGGCTCCGACGCCCGCGCCGCCGAGGTCGCCGACCGGATGCGGGCGCTGGGCCTGGCGCCGGTCGAGGCGATCGCCGTGTCCGTCGGCCGCGGCGGCGGCCCCGAGGCCGCCGCCCGGGACGCCCGCTACGCCGCGCTGGACGGCGCCGCCGAGCGCCACGGCGCCACCGCCGTGCTGCTCGGCCATACCCGTGACGACCAGGCCGAGACGGTTCTGCTGGGCCTCGCCCGCGGCTCCGGCACCCGCTCGCTGTCCGGCATGGCCTGGGTCTCCGGGGCCGACGGCCGCTACCGCCGCCCCTTCCTCCAACTGGACCGGCATACGGTCCGCGAGGCGTGCCTGGCCCAGTCGCTGCCCGTCTGGGACGACCCGCACAACGTGGACCCGTCCTACACCCGCTCCCGGGTCCGCCACGAGGCACTGCCCATCCTGGAGAAGGCGCTGGGCAAGGGCGTCGTCGAGGCGCTCGCCCGCACCGCCCAGCTCTCCCGTGACGACGCCGACGCCCTCGACGCCTGGGCCGCCCGCGCCGAGGCCGATGTGATGACCACCGCACCGGCGGCGGCCGGTGGCGCGCAGGCCGTGCATCTCGACACCGTCGGCCTGCACGGACTGCCCACCGCCGTCCGCCGCCGGGTGCTGCGCCGCGCCGCCATCGCCGCGGGCGCGCCGGCCGGTTCGCTCTTCGCCCGCCACATCGAAGAAGTGGACCGGCTGATCACCGGCTGGCGGGGGCAGCGGGCCATCAACCTCCCCGGCCGCGTCGAGGTCCGCCGTGAGGGTGGCAGACTGGTCATCCGGCAGGGCTGA
- a CDS encoding transcriptional regulator has translation MSYSVGQVAGFAGVTVRTLHHYDEIGLLRPGARSTAGHRRYDDADLDRLQRILFYRELGFPLEEVAVLLDDPDVDPQAHLRRQHRLLTDRIERLRKMAAAVEQAMEARKMGINLTPEEKFEVFGDFDPDEHQEEVEQRWGNTEAYRESQRRAASYTKEDWKRIQEEADELSNRFLALMGAGTPPTSEAAMDLAEEHRQGISRNHYECGHEMHACLGRMYVSDHRFTENIDKAGPGLAGYLRDAILANAERHH, from the coding sequence ATGAGCTACTCCGTGGGACAGGTCGCGGGCTTCGCCGGCGTCACGGTGCGCACGCTGCACCACTACGACGAGATCGGGCTGCTGCGCCCCGGCGCCCGCAGCACGGCCGGGCACCGGCGTTACGACGACGCCGACCTCGACCGGCTGCAGCGGATCCTGTTCTACCGGGAGCTGGGCTTTCCGCTCGAAGAGGTGGCGGTGCTGCTCGACGACCCGGATGTCGATCCGCAGGCCCACCTGCGGCGTCAGCACCGGCTGCTGACCGACCGGATCGAGCGGCTGCGGAAGATGGCCGCCGCCGTCGAACAGGCCATGGAGGCGCGGAAGATGGGCATCAATCTGACCCCCGAGGAGAAGTTCGAGGTCTTCGGGGACTTCGACCCGGACGAGCACCAGGAGGAGGTCGAGCAGCGCTGGGGGAACACCGAGGCGTACCGGGAGTCCCAGCGCAGGGCCGCCTCGTACACCAAGGAGGACTGGAAGCGGATCCAGGAGGAGGCGGACGAACTCAGCAACCGCTTCCTCGCGCTGATGGGCGCGGGCACCCCGCCGACGTCCGAGGCGGCGATGGACCTCGCCGAGGAGCACCGGCAGGGGATCAGCCGGAACCACTACGAATGCGGCCATGAGATGCACGCCTGTCTGGGCCGGATGTACGTCTCGGATCACCGCTTCACGGAGAACATCGACAAGGCCGGGCCGGGGCTGGCCGGCTACCTCCGGGACGCGATCCTCGCCAACGCGGAGCGGCACCACTAG
- a CDS encoding Lysine exporter protein (LYSE/YGGA), translating into MLGITDLSTYLAGLALIILLPGPNSLYVVSVAARRGPRTGYRAAAGVLCGDTVLMALSAGGVASLLNASPVLFAVVKFAGAGYLTWLAVGMLRGARALWRRRTGSADGAADAAMESADASMESADAAKGSSEGERPYRRALVISLLNPKAILFFISFFVQFVDPDYAHPALSFLTLGAWAQLFSITYLSVLIFSGTYLAATFRRRRRLRAGLSAAAGAAFLGFAAKLSLSSAG; encoded by the coding sequence GTGCTGGGGATAACCGATCTTTCGACCTATCTGGCCGGTCTGGCGCTGATCATCCTGCTGCCGGGCCCCAATTCGCTGTATGTGGTGTCGGTCGCGGCCCGCCGCGGCCCCCGTACCGGCTATCGGGCGGCAGCCGGGGTGCTGTGCGGCGACACCGTGCTGATGGCGCTGTCGGCGGGCGGGGTGGCCTCGCTGCTGAACGCCAGCCCGGTGCTCTTCGCGGTGGTCAAGTTCGCGGGCGCGGGCTATCTGACCTGGCTGGCGGTGGGCATGCTGCGCGGGGCGCGGGCACTGTGGCGCCGCCGGACGGGGAGCGCGGACGGGGCCGCGGACGCGGCCATGGAGTCGGCGGATGCTTCCATGGAGTCGGCGGACGCGGCCAAGGGGTCCTCGGAGGGCGAGCGCCCGTACCGCAGGGCCCTGGTCATCAGCCTGCTGAACCCGAAGGCGATCCTCTTCTTCATCTCCTTCTTCGTGCAGTTCGTGGATCCGGACTACGCCCATCCCGCGCTGTCCTTCCTGACGCTGGGCGCCTGGGCGCAGCTGTTCAGCATCACCTACCTGTCGGTGCTGATCTTCAGCGGTACGTATCTGGCGGCCACCTTCCGGCGGCGCCGACGGCTGAGGGCGGGGCTCTCGGCAGCCGCGGGCGCGGCGTTCCTCGGCTTCGCGGCGAAGCTGTCGCTCAGCAGCGCGGGGTAG
- a CDS encoding hypoxanthine phosphoribosyltransferase — protein MARVDDKDMGTDLKSVLITEEEINAKLAELAATIDEEYAGKDLLIVGVLKGAVMVMADLARALSTPVTMDWMAVSSYGAGTQSSGVVRILKDLDTDIKGKHVLIVEDIIDSGLTLSWLLSNLGSREPASLNVCTLLRKPEAAKVAIKVKWVGFDIPNEFVVGYGLDYAEKYRNLRFVGTLAPHVYGG, from the coding sequence GTGGCGCGGGTGGACGACAAGGACATGGGCACCGACCTCAAGTCGGTCCTCATCACCGAGGAAGAGATCAACGCGAAGCTGGCGGAGCTGGCGGCCACCATCGACGAGGAGTACGCGGGCAAGGATCTGCTGATCGTCGGCGTGCTCAAGGGCGCGGTCATGGTGATGGCGGATCTGGCACGTGCCTTGTCCACGCCCGTCACCATGGACTGGATGGCCGTGTCGTCCTACGGCGCGGGCACCCAGTCCTCCGGGGTGGTGCGTATCCTGAAGGACTTGGACACCGACATCAAGGGCAAACACGTCCTTATCGTCGAGGACATCATCGACTCCGGACTGACGCTGTCGTGGCTGCTGTCGAACCTGGGCTCGCGTGAGCCGGCCTCGCTGAACGTCTGCACCCTGCTGCGCAAGCCGGAGGCGGCCAAGGTCGCCATCAAGGTGAAGTGGGTCGGCTTCGACATCCCCAATGAGTTCGTCGTCGGCTACGGGCTGGACTACGCCGAGAAGTACCGGAACCTGCGGTTCGTCGGCACCCTGGCCCCCCACGTCTACGGCGGCTGA
- a CDS encoding membrane protein gives MRSDRQQTPRGASAVDTDTGENQKPQSDEAHSAFTPPLGIPLPPPPEDEHPTSEFAVPGGLTAEAPVEPEGSAFVPPPGVKTPQNNQTTGGFPAITPPNGFPVVRLTKDAPWQDRMRTMLRMPVSERPTPERVEQQDETGPAVPRVLDLTLRIAELLLAGGEGAEDVEAAMLGVAHAYGLDRCEPTVTFTLLSVSYQPSLVDDPVTASRTVRRRGTDYTRLSAVFRLVDDITSQEEFTLEEAYRRLAEIRRNRHPYPGWALTVAGGGLAGAASMLVGGDWPVFFAAAIGAMLGDRLAWLASGRGLPEFYQFVAAAMPPAAMGVALSLMNSGLQASAVITGGLFALIPGRALVAGVQDGLTGYYITAAARLLEVGYLIVGIVCGVLTVLYGGVQLDAKLNPEAALRHVERPVIQILAAMLLALTFCILLQQERHTVLFATLNGGVAWVVYGALADTADIPPVAATTVAAGLVGLFGQLLSRYRYASALPYVTAAIGPLLPGSATYFGLLALAQGNLDRGIPFLTQAAALALAIAIGVNLGGEAARLFLKTPGATADPSDRRAAKRTRGF, from the coding sequence GTGAGGTCGGACCGTCAGCAGACGCCGCGCGGTGCGAGCGCGGTGGACACGGACACGGGGGAGAACCAGAAGCCCCAGTCCGACGAGGCGCACAGCGCCTTCACCCCTCCCCTCGGCATACCCCTGCCGCCTCCGCCCGAGGACGAGCACCCGACATCGGAGTTCGCCGTCCCCGGCGGGCTGACGGCGGAAGCCCCCGTTGAACCCGAGGGCTCGGCCTTCGTGCCGCCCCCCGGGGTGAAAACCCCGCAGAACAACCAGACCACCGGCGGCTTCCCCGCCATCACCCCGCCGAACGGCTTCCCCGTCGTCCGGCTGACCAAGGACGCCCCCTGGCAGGACCGGATGCGCACGATGCTGCGCATGCCGGTCAGCGAGCGCCCGACGCCCGAGCGCGTCGAGCAGCAGGACGAGACCGGGCCGGCCGTGCCGCGTGTGCTCGATCTCACCCTCCGCATCGCCGAGCTGCTGCTCGCGGGCGGCGAGGGGGCCGAGGACGTCGAGGCGGCGATGCTCGGCGTGGCGCACGCGTACGGGCTCGACCGCTGCGAGCCGACCGTCACCTTCACCCTGCTGTCGGTCAGCTACCAGCCCTCGCTGGTGGACGACCCGGTCACCGCCAGCCGGACCGTGCGGCGCCGCGGCACCGACTACACCCGGCTGTCCGCGGTCTTCCGGCTGGTGGACGACATCACCTCGCAGGAGGAGTTCACGCTGGAGGAGGCGTACCGGCGGCTCGCCGAGATACGCCGTAACCGCCACCCCTACCCCGGCTGGGCGCTCACCGTGGCGGGCGGAGGACTGGCCGGCGCGGCGAGCATGCTGGTCGGCGGTGACTGGCCGGTCTTCTTCGCGGCGGCCATCGGCGCGATGCTCGGTGACCGGCTGGCGTGGCTGGCCTCGGGGCGCGGGCTTCCGGAGTTCTACCAGTTCGTGGCCGCGGCGATGCCGCCCGCCGCGATGGGCGTGGCGCTCAGCCTCATGAACTCCGGACTCCAGGCGTCCGCCGTGATCACCGGTGGGCTGTTCGCACTGATCCCGGGGCGGGCGCTGGTCGCGGGCGTCCAGGACGGGCTGACCGGCTACTACATCACCGCGGCGGCCCGCCTGCTGGAGGTCGGCTATCTGATCGTGGGCATCGTGTGCGGGGTGCTCACGGTGCTCTACGGGGGCGTCCAGCTCGACGCCAAGCTGAACCCGGAGGCGGCGCTGCGCCATGTGGAGCGGCCGGTGATCCAGATCCTGGCGGCGATGCTGCTCGCGCTGACCTTCTGCATCCTGCTCCAGCAGGAACGTCACACCGTGCTGTTCGCCACGCTCAACGGTGGGGTCGCCTGGGTGGTCTACGGCGCGCTGGCCGACACCGCCGACATCCCGCCGGTGGCCGCCACGACCGTGGCCGCCGGGCTGGTCGGCCTCTTCGGCCAGTTGCTCTCGCGCTATCGGTACGCCTCGGCGCTGCCGTACGTCACGGCGGCGATTGGGCCCCTGCTGCCCGGTAGCGCGACCTACTTCGGGCTGCTCGCCCTGGCCCAGGGCAACCTGGACCGCGGCATTCCGTTCCTCACCCAGGCGGCGGCGCTGGCCCTCGCGATCGCCATAGGGGTGAACCTGGGAGGCGAGGCCGCGCGCCTCTTCCTGAAGACCCCCGGCGCCACCGCCGACCCCTCCGACCGCCGCGCCGCCAAGCGCACGAGGGGCTTCTGA
- a CDS encoding cell division protein FtsH — protein MDVKRYFRGPVMWIVLAVLAVVVLMQVVGSSGGYKSVDTSQVVKAINQNQVQSAELTTGDEHKVKINLKDNVAKISGSDKLQATYIGDQGVDLAKTLQANAQKPNGIPDGYNVSTSKQNPFVGILLSLLPFVLIVVVFLFLMNQMQGGGSRVMNFGKSKAKLITKDTPKTTFTDVAGADEAVEELQEIKEFLQEPAKFQAVGAKIPKGVLLYGPPGTGKTLLARAVAGEAGVPFYSISGSDFVEMFVGVGASRVRDLFEQAKTNAPAIVFVDEIDAVGRHRGAGMGGGHDEREQTLNQLLVEMDGFDVKGGVILIAATNRPDILDPALLRPGRFDRQIAVDRPDMQGRLEILKVHQKGKPVAPDVDLSAVARRTPGFTGADLSNVLNEAALLTARSDKKLIDNHFLDEAIDRVVAGPQKRTRIMSDKEKKITAYHEGGHALVAAASPNSDPVHKVTILSRGRALGYTMVLPDEDKYSTTRNEMLDQLAYMMGGRAAEELVFHDPTTGASNDIEKATTTARAMVTQYGMTERLGAIKFGSDNSEPFLGREMAHQRDYSEEVAALVDEEVKKLIEAAHNEAWEILVENRDVLDNLVLALLEKETLNKEEIAEIFTPVIKRPARPAWTGSSRRTPSTRPPVLSPKELAPANGAQPTSAASLTKSTTPEDAAERPEGSGSGSES, from the coding sequence ATGGACGTGAAGCGCTACTTCCGTGGGCCGGTCATGTGGATCGTGCTGGCCGTCCTCGCCGTGGTCGTGTTGATGCAGGTCGTCGGCTCGTCCGGCGGCTACAAGTCGGTGGACACCAGTCAGGTCGTCAAGGCGATCAACCAGAACCAGGTCCAGTCCGCCGAACTGACGACCGGCGACGAGCACAAGGTAAAGATCAACCTCAAGGACAACGTCGCCAAGATCTCGGGCAGCGACAAGCTCCAGGCCACCTACATCGGTGACCAGGGCGTCGATCTCGCCAAGACTCTGCAGGCCAATGCCCAGAAGCCCAACGGGATCCCCGACGGGTACAACGTCTCGACGTCGAAGCAGAACCCCTTCGTCGGGATTCTGCTCTCGCTGCTCCCGTTCGTGCTGATCGTCGTGGTCTTCCTGTTCCTGATGAATCAGATGCAGGGCGGCGGCTCCCGGGTGATGAACTTCGGGAAGTCGAAGGCCAAGCTGATCACCAAGGACACGCCGAAGACGACGTTCACCGATGTGGCGGGCGCCGACGAGGCGGTCGAGGAGCTCCAGGAGATCAAGGAGTTCCTGCAGGAGCCGGCGAAGTTCCAGGCCGTGGGCGCCAAGATCCCCAAGGGTGTGCTGCTCTACGGCCCGCCCGGTACGGGTAAGACGCTGCTCGCGCGTGCCGTCGCGGGCGAGGCGGGTGTTCCCTTCTATTCGATCTCCGGCTCCGACTTCGTCGAGATGTTCGTGGGTGTGGGTGCCTCCCGTGTCCGCGACCTGTTCGAGCAGGCCAAGACCAACGCCCCGGCCATCGTCTTCGTCGACGAGATCGACGCCGTCGGCCGGCACCGCGGTGCGGGCATGGGCGGCGGCCATGACGAGCGCGAGCAGACGCTGAACCAGCTGCTCGTCGAGATGGACGGCTTCGATGTGAAGGGCGGGGTCATCCTGATCGCCGCCACCAACCGGCCCGACATCCTCGACCCGGCGCTGCTGCGCCCGGGCCGCTTCGACCGGCAGATCGCCGTCGACCGCCCGGACATGCAGGGCCGGCTGGAGATCCTCAAGGTCCACCAGAAGGGCAAGCCGGTCGCTCCGGACGTCGACCTGTCGGCCGTCGCCCGTCGCACCCCCGGCTTCACCGGTGCCGATCTGTCGAATGTGCTGAACGAGGCCGCCCTGCTGACGGCCCGCAGCGACAAGAAGCTGATCGACAACCACTTCCTGGACGAGGCGATCGACCGAGTCGTGGCCGGCCCGCAGAAGCGGACCCGGATCATGAGCGACAAGGAGAAGAAGATCACCGCGTACCACGAGGGCGGTCACGCCCTGGTCGCGGCGGCTTCTCCGAACAGCGACCCGGTGCACAAGGTCACGATCCTCTCCAGAGGCCGGGCCCTGGGCTACACCATGGTCCTGCCCGACGAGGACAAGTACTCGACCACGCGCAACGAGATGCTGGACCAGCTCGCCTACATGATGGGCGGCCGGGCGGCGGAGGAGCTCGTCTTCCACGACCCGACCACGGGCGCGTCCAACGACATCGAGAAGGCGACCACCACCGCCCGCGCGATGGTCACGCAGTACGGCATGACCGAGCGGCTCGGCGCGATCAAGTTCGGCTCCGACAACTCCGAGCCGTTCCTCGGCCGTGAGATGGCTCACCAGCGCGACTACTCGGAAGAGGTCGCCGCGCTGGTGGACGAGGAGGTCAAGAAGCTCATCGAGGCCGCGCACAACGAGGCCTGGGAGATTCTTGTCGAGAACCGGGACGTCCTGGACAACCTGGTGCTGGCGCTGCTGGAGAAGGAGACGCTGAACAAGGAGGAGATCGCCGAGATCTTCACCCCGGTCATCAAGCGCCCGGCCCGCCCGGCGTGGACCGGCTCCTCGCGGCGTACGCCCTCGACCCGGCCGCCGGTGCTCTCCCCCAAGGAGCTGGCCCCGGCCAACGGTGCCCAGCCCACCTCGGCGGCTTCGCTGACCAAGAGCACCACTCCGGAGGACGCCGCCGAGCGTCCTGAGGGTTCGGGCTCCGGTTCGGAGAGCTGA
- a CDS encoding D-alanyl-D-alanine carboxypeptidase: protein MPEARSWQVREWLSHRLSRGRREFDRARGRGLREWDRVRARIRREWRRTPREQQRTWQLVTVSAATGLVVAVVSVLVAGPWDGGQRTAERARATEDRAPGDGRDGGPGRPAPSASPVLAALGARPAPRSPDSGGDAVPPPTGAGLADTLEPLLEDSALGDERSVAVMDVTTGQQVFGSKAGTATVPASTIKLATGAAALSALGPDHRIRTSVVAGAGKNDLVLVGGGDPTLTARAVKGDDHPAALRQLADATARALKKRGTGPYRLGYDTSLYSGSKLHPIGPNENLSPVVPLMADEGRKDDSDHGPAPRAEDPAADAAGTFASMLRDRGVEVKGEPGSRKAAKGARTVASVRSQPLSSLVERMLTNSDNDIAEALSRQTALAAGKPASFAGGAKAVTQRLRKLGLPLSGARIADGSGLDRADHVSAGLLAQVLVRAADRDHPQLRSLLTGLPVAGFSGTLRTRYAQDAVGRGVVRAKTGTLTGVNSLAGSVVDADGRLLVFAFMTNGTTDADGAQRALDRMASALANCGCR from the coding sequence GTGCCTGAAGCCCGATCGTGGCAGGTCAGGGAGTGGCTGAGTCACCGGCTGAGCCGTGGGCGACGCGAGTTCGACCGCGCGCGCGGTCGTGGGCTGCGCGAATGGGACCGCGTGCGCGCCCGTATCCGGCGCGAATGGCGGCGCACGCCCCGGGAGCAGCAGCGGACCTGGCAGTTGGTGACGGTCTCCGCCGCGACCGGTCTGGTGGTCGCCGTGGTGTCGGTGCTCGTGGCCGGGCCCTGGGACGGCGGACAGCGGACGGCCGAACGCGCCCGCGCCACCGAGGACCGGGCCCCGGGCGACGGGCGTGACGGCGGTCCGGGGCGGCCCGCGCCCAGCGCCTCGCCCGTCCTGGCCGCGCTCGGCGCGCGCCCCGCGCCCCGCTCGCCGGACAGCGGTGGGGACGCCGTGCCGCCGCCCACCGGGGCGGGGCTCGCCGACACGCTCGAACCGCTGCTGGAGGATTCCGCGTTGGGCGATGAGCGCTCGGTGGCGGTGATGGACGTGACCACCGGTCAGCAGGTGTTCGGCAGCAAGGCGGGTACGGCCACGGTCCCCGCCTCGACGATCAAGCTCGCGACCGGTGCCGCGGCCCTCTCCGCCCTCGGCCCGGACCACCGCATCAGGACCAGCGTCGTGGCGGGCGCGGGCAAGAACGACCTCGTGCTGGTCGGCGGCGGCGACCCCACACTCACCGCGCGGGCCGTCAAGGGGGACGACCACCCCGCCGCACTCCGCCAGTTGGCCGACGCCACCGCCCGCGCCCTCAAGAAGCGCGGCACGGGCCCCTACCGGCTCGGCTACGACACGTCGCTCTACTCCGGGTCGAAGCTCCACCCGATCGGCCCCAACGAGAACCTCTCGCCCGTCGTCCCCCTGATGGCCGACGAGGGTCGTAAGGACGACAGCGACCATGGCCCGGCCCCGCGCGCCGAGGACCCGGCCGCCGACGCGGCCGGCACCTTCGCGTCGATGCTGCGCGACCGCGGTGTCGAGGTGAAGGGCGAGCCCGGCTCGCGCAAGGCCGCCAAGGGCGCCCGTACGGTGGCCTCCGTCCGCTCCCAGCCGCTGTCCTCGCTCGTCGAGCGGATGCTGACCAACAGCGACAACGACATCGCGGAGGCCCTGTCCCGGCAGACCGCCCTCGCGGCCGGCAAGCCCGCCAGCTTCGCGGGCGGGGCGAAGGCCGTGACCCAGCGGCTGCGCAAGCTCGGGCTGCCGCTGAGCGGTGCCCGGATCGCGGACGGCAGCGGGCTCGACCGCGCCGACCATGTGTCCGCCGGGCTGCTCGCCCAGGTGCTGGTGCGCGCCGCCGACCGCGACCATCCCCAACTGCGGTCGCTGCTCACCGGGCTGCCGGTGGCCGGTTTCAGCGGCACCCTGCGCACCCGCTACGCCCAGGACGCGGTCGGCCGGGGCGTGGTCCGCGCCAAGACCGGCACCCTCACCGGGGTCAACAGCCTCGCGGGCTCGGTCGTGGACGCGGACGGCCGGCTGCTGGTCTTCGCGTTCATGACCAACGGCACCACCGACGCCGACGGCGCCCAGCGCGCCCTGGACCGGATGGCCTCGGCCCTCGCCAACTGCGGCTGCCGCTGA
- a CDS encoding inorganic pyrophosphatase, whose translation MEFDVTIEIPKGSRNKYEVDHETGRIRLDRRLFTSTSYPADYGFVENTLGEDGDPLDALVILDEPTFPGCLIKCRAIGMFRMTDEAGGDDKLLCVPASDPRVEHLRDIHHVSEFDRLEIQHFFEVYKDLEPGKSVEGANWVGRAEAEAEVEASIKRLEAAGGH comes from the coding sequence GTGGAGTTCGACGTCACCATCGAGATCCCGAAGGGTTCGCGGAACAAGTACGAGGTGGACCACGAGACGGGTCGCATCCGTCTTGACCGGCGACTCTTCACGTCGACCAGCTACCCCGCGGACTACGGCTTCGTCGAGAACACCCTCGGCGAGGACGGCGATCCGCTGGACGCACTGGTCATTCTCGACGAGCCGACGTTTCCCGGCTGCCTGATCAAGTGCCGTGCCATCGGCATGTTCAGGATGACGGACGAGGCGGGCGGCGATGACAAGCTGCTTTGCGTACCGGCCTCCGACCCCCGGGTGGAGCACCTGCGTGATATTCACCACGTTTCGGAGTTCGACCGCCTGGAAATCCAGCACTTCTTCGAGGTCTACAAGGACCTTGAGCCGGGCAAGTCGGTCGAAGGGGCCAACTGGGTGGGCCGCGCCGAGGCCGAGGCCGAGGTGGAGGCGTCCATCAAGCGCCTCGAGGCCGCCGGCGGCCACTGA
- a CDS encoding membrane protein, protein MNTLALGPQWLDPDYLIETFGLLGVLAIVFAESGLLIGFFLPGDSLLFTTGLLVTTDVIKQDLWLVCVAVAVAAIVGDQVGYLFGRKVGPSLFRRPDSKLFKQENVEKAHEFFEKHGPKSLILARFVPIVRTFTPIIAGVSRMNYRSFIIFNIIGGVLWGTGVTLLGAALGKVDFVHEHIELMLIAIVLLSIIPIVIEFLRARGKAKKEAAAEPDPQGPASGAPSQGPRGRHAKR, encoded by the coding sequence GTGAACACCCTCGCGCTCGGCCCTCAGTGGCTGGACCCGGACTATCTGATCGAAACCTTCGGTCTGCTCGGCGTTCTGGCCATCGTTTTCGCGGAGTCCGGTCTGCTCATCGGCTTCTTCCTGCCGGGCGACTCGCTGCTCTTCACCACCGGCCTGCTGGTCACCACCGATGTGATCAAGCAGGATCTGTGGCTGGTGTGCGTGGCGGTCGCGGTCGCGGCGATCGTCGGTGACCAGGTCGGCTATCTCTTCGGCCGGAAGGTGGGGCCGTCGCTGTTCCGGCGCCCCGACTCCAAGCTCTTCAAACAGGAGAACGTGGAGAAGGCGCATGAGTTCTTCGAGAAGCACGGGCCGAAGTCGCTGATCCTCGCCCGCTTCGTGCCCATCGTGCGGACGTTCACGCCGATCATCGCGGGCGTGAGCCGGATGAACTACCGCTCGTTCATCATCTTCAACATCATCGGCGGCGTGCTGTGGGGCACCGGCGTCACCCTGCTGGGCGCGGCGCTCGGGAAGGTCGACTTCGTCCATGAGCACATCGAGCTGATGCTGATCGCGATCGTGCTGCTGTCGATCATCCCGATCGTGATCGAGTTCCTCCGGGCCCGCGGCAAGGCGAAGAAGGAGGCCGCCGCGGAGCCGGATCCGCAGGGCCCGGCCTCGGGTGCCCCCTCCCAGGGGCCGCGCGGGCGCCACGCCAAGCGCTGA